The following proteins come from a genomic window of Aptenodytes patagonicus chromosome W, bAptPat1.pri.cur, whole genome shotgun sequence:
- the LOC143172113 gene encoding dual specificity testis-specific protein kinase 1-like, protein MSLGVLGGTDMEWEKLPRRPGEGEGEAAGPWPGCGRLRPSSYRALRSAVSTLARIDDFYCEKIGAGFFSEVFKVQHRQSGQIMVLKMNKLTSNRSNMLREVQLMNRLSHPNILRFMGVCVHQGQLHALTEYINGGNLEQLLDSPVPLSWSMRVKLALDIARGLHYLHSKGIFHRDLTSKNCLVRCEGNSYTAVVGDFGLAEKIPTYSEGSEKEPLAVVGSPYWMAPEVLRGEIYNEKADVFAYGIILCETIARVPADPDYLPRTEDFGLDITTFRTMVGIDCPAAFLQLAFHCCSMEPTSRPSFLEITQCLEGVLQHQPGTEGTGATLFGGGESLPMPGTAATLNGVAGRAASHAEQLPLCELGTQHLQPDQCLSRSQSDMSPPKSPTLLWPLEPYGGARTKEPPPRVNPFSQREDLKGGKVKLFDTPSKSVISLTFDLLPPAPLQLSTPVTPKPAMEVQCDFLAPAAIPRKCHLLPASPELPHRGGRALGIGSPHPTANPQPSALPLPLAWGRASPPSPWVEEQMDCSPNRPKLPQPPPPLTNSNFICTAASGARTWQPEPRAPNELLFNNNHMVVSKPLAWGSRLEHGFSELSIPCAAALEWTEHAAMLPGHGSGTVLEQNEVLPCPGCCLGPFSFSLASVCHWPTPSPPHYQNLNCEAKSLLCHDRGHHQKAPGPVLAEPSLKLPEAQS, encoded by the exons ATGTCGCTGGGTGTGCTCGGCGGGACCGACATGGAGTGGGAGAAGCTGCCGCGGCGGCCCGGGGAGGGcgagggggaggcggcggggccctgGCCGGGCTGCGGGCGGCTGCGGCCCTCCTCGTACCGGGCGCTGCGCAGCGCTGTCTCCACCCTGGCGCGCATCGACGACTTCTACTGCGAGAAGATCGGGGCCGGCTTCTTCTCTGAGGTCTTCAAG GTGCAGCACCGCCAGTCTGGGCAGATCATGGTGCTGAAGATGAACAAGTTGACCAGCAACCGGAGCAACATGCTGCGGGAGGTGCAGTTGATGAACCGCCTCTCGCACCCCAACATCCTCAG GTTCATGGGGGTGTGCGTGCACCAGGGACAGCTGCACGCGCTGACGGAG TACATCAATGGTGGGaacctggagcagctgctggacaGTCCTGTGCCCCTCTCCTGGTCCATGCGTGTTAAGCTGGCCCTCGACATCGCCCGTGGCCTGCACTACCTGCACTCCAAGGGCATCTTCCACCGCGACCTCACCTCCAAG AACTGCTTGGTGCGCTGCGAGGGCAACAGCTACACGGCTGTGGTGGGTGACTTCGGCTTGGCAGAGAAGATCCCCACCTACAG TGAGGGCAGCGAGAAGGAGCCGCTGGCTGTGGTGGGCTCCCCGTACTGGATGGCGCCTGAAGTGCTGCGAGGGGAGATCTACAATGAGAAG gctgATGTGTTCGCGTACGGCATCATCCTGTGCGAGACCATTGCTCGCGTCCCCGCTGACCCCGACTACCTGCCCCGCACCGAG GATTTTGGCCTGGACATCACCACTTTCCGCACCATGGTGGGAATTGACTGCCCGGCAGCCTTCCTCCAGCTCGCTTTCCACTGCTGCAGT ATGGAGCCCACCTCCCGCCCCTCGTTCCTGGAAATCACGCAGTGCCTGGAGGGCGTCCTGCAGCACCAGCCGGGCACCGAGGGCACTGGGGCCACCCTCTTTGGCGGCGGGGAGAGCCTGCCCATGCCTGGGACGGCGGCCACACTCAATG GGGTAGCCGGGAGGGCAGCCAGCCACGCTGAGCAGTTGCCCCTGTGCGAGCTGGGGACACAGCACCTGCAGCCGGACCAGTGCCTGTCCCGCAGCCAGTCCGACATGTCCCCCCCCAAATCACCCACCCTACTGTGGCCGCTGGAGCCTTATGGCGGGGCCAGGACCAAGGAGCCGCCGCCCCGCGTCAACCCCTTCTCCCAGCGTGAGGACCTGAAGGGAGGGAAGGTCAAGCTCTTCGACACGCCAAGCAAGTCGGTCATCTCACTCACCTTCGAcctgctgccccccgccccgctccagcTCAGCACCCCCGtgacgcccaagcccgccatggAGGTGCAGTGTGACTTCTTGGCCCCCGCCGCCATCCCCCGCAAGTGCCActtgctgcctgcctcccccGAGCTGCCCCACCGAGGGGGCCGGGCACTGGGCATAGggtccccccatcccactgccaacccccagccctctgccctccccctccccttggCTTGGGGACGagcctccccccccagcccctgggtgGAGGAGCAGATGGACTGCAGCCCCAACAGACCCAAGCTGCCACAGCCCCCCCCGCCACTCACCAACAGCAACTTCATCTGCACGGCAGCCTCGGGCGCCCGAACCTGGCAGCCAGAGCCACGAGCCCCCAACGAGCTCCTCTTCAACAACAACCACATGGTGGTGAGCAAACCCCTGGCTTGGGGCAGCAGGCTGGAGCACGGTTTCTCTGAGCTCAGCATCCCCTGCGCGGCAGCGCTGGAGTGGACGGAGCACGCAGCCATGCTGCCCGGGCATGGCTCTGgcactgtgctggagcagaacgaggtgctgccctgccctggctgctgcttaGGTCCCTTCAGCTTCAGCTTGGCCTCTGTCTGCCACTGGCCAACACCCAGCCCACCCCACTACCAGAACCTCAACTGCGAGGCCAAGAGCCTCCTCTGCCACGACCGGGGCCACCACCAGAAAGCCCCAGGGCCagtgctggcagagcccagcctgaAGCTGCCGGAGGCGCAGTCCTAG
- the LOC143172100 gene encoding B-cell differentiation antigen CD72-like, which translates to MAQSVVYADLRFAKVMGGRSTASQVLEAALGMDEAESPYENVQPAPVGQDGDRAEPSPGCWSWWWCIPVGLLATCLLLLVATAALGACYWQVTHSLRDASREHVVEWGYLSQEVSAWEQSLEQTRLELAWARAELQRAWREGNSSQLELGSRDAELACVMGVLGKTEKEMQEVQGKLNNSESTVAILCSCMAIECCPSGWLLYRGKCLFISSEKKTWEDSRDKCEKKYSQLLVTKSWSRWTMPGFLKNADIPYWIGLQKTSFPWYDYSWLEEGDPDGKGVSDALFWVDGSVYERPWQSKLNGSCAIISRGNIKPTQCAGPDDLHLWICEKVVGPSSPFI; encoded by the exons ATGGCCCAGAGTGTGGTTTATGCTGACCTGAGGTTTGCCAAGGTGATGGGGGGCCGGAGCACGGCCAGCCAGGTGCTGGAGGCAG CCCTCGGCATGGACGAGGCAGAGAGCCCCTACGAGAATGTGCAGCCGGCGCCAgtggggcaggatggggacagggccgAGCCCAGCCCAG GGTGCTGGTCCTGGTGGTGGTGCATCCCTGTGGGGCTGCTAGcaacctgcctgctgctgctggtggccacTGCGGCCCTGGGGGCTTGCT ACTGGCAGGTCACCCACAGCCTGCGGGACGCCTCCCGTGAGCACGTAGTCGAGTGGGGCTACCTCTCACAGGAGGTGAGTGCGtgggagcagagcctggagcagACGCGTCTAGAGCTGGCATGGGCCAGAGCGGAGCTACAGCGAGCGTGGCGGGAGGGCAACagcagccagctggagctggggagccGGGATGCCGAGCTGGCATGCGTCATGGGTGTCCTGGGGAAGACagagaaggagatgcaggaggtACAGGGGAAGCTCAACAACAGCGAGAGCACTGTGGCCATCCTGTGCTCCTGCATGGCTATAG AGTGCTGTCCCTCAGGCTGGCTGCTGTACAGGGGCAAGTGCCTCTTCATCTCATCGGAGAAGAAGACATGGGAGGACAGCAGAGACAAGTGCGAGAAGAAATATTCTCAGCTCCTGGTCACCAAATCCTGGAGTCGCTGGACCATGCCAG gattcctgaaGAATGCAGACATCCCATACTGGATTGGGCTGCAGAAGACCAGCTTCCCCTGGTACGACTACAgctggctggaggaaggggacCCGGATGGCAAGGGGGTCTCAGATGCCTTGTTCTGGGTGGACGGTTCCGTTTACGAAAG GCCGTGGCAGTCAAAGTTGAACGGGTCCTGTGCCATAATCAGCCGCGGGAACATCAAACCCACCCAGTGCGCTGGTCCCGATGACCTGCACCTCTGGATCTGCGAGAAGGTGGTGGGGCCAAGCTCCCCTTTCATATGA